Proteins encoded by one window of Anopheles maculipalpis chromosome 2RL, idAnoMacuDA_375_x, whole genome shotgun sequence:
- the LOC126566038 gene encoding U3 small nucleolar RNA-associated protein 14 homolog A, whose protein sequence is MPVEMEDKFSVDDAPNEEGSEQEIDPKAHAKLIDGINNLTGSHFIRAVTRTEPSLKRSEFGLAKTKDDKVRLGDLVKLFTKSKKHTSVVKQLDKLKKRQPLAQPLEKPVADRIERKAGFERVQKDLNRWQAVVTATKVAPQTVYPLLYGTTTVHDAPPKKLSEYRVKTKLMEELEGLEKEFAGPEGDGDNEGESSDDNKQNYELTLEEMREKQRERARQKIRESYEIAKGRRMNKIKSKKYHRLLKKDKLKEQMKKFEELKEKNPEEALRQLDHIEKQRFQERVSLRHKNTGTWAKNLQIRAKYDMEVRRELAEQLAIGRELTAKRMNQGDSSSESDGEMELPMSGKSGANPWTESAGDHEQLANKEMKLSSGYRKYWEERNQIEQIKKQLANGADEEMDGKHPELNQDIEDEDHSGDEVQQLEEGRTETVKKSKLKGVKKGIKKSKRKIVMASGSWEVEDVDEEQMEKSKKPILKKKAKKRKDNVASVEQMFQEAEELIQDVLSNKLERTMCDVQVDRGENEFTKDSQTSEEREDKSTDLSFKQKASLAEADVQMNETIQKGASDKMDTVKVTHISDGSSTAPTTKALAEINLKQVVQMKPKHLLTALPNTIISGELSEDEDANDAHRLTIAEAFEDDDIVADFAKEKQDERQKDIPQEIELTLPGWGHWAGAGIQPRAQRPNARKLFKPPPALPRRDDNRDQVIINEDGLKNEKLGKHLVNEVPFPFLTVKDYEASLRAPLGRTFIPETAHGAMVQPRIVTKQGAVIEPMKKELLVENPSRLTRVGKRQQNEAVDTYNEYVKKNQRRAFGL, encoded by the coding sequence ATGCCGGTGGAAATGGAGGACAAGTTTTCCGTCGACGACGCTCCAAATGAAGAAGGGAGCGAGCAGGAAATCGATCCGAAAGCACACGCGAAGCTGATAGACGGTATCAACAATCTAACCGGTTCGCACTTCATCCGTGCAGTGACCCGCACGGAACCATCGCTGAAACGGTCCGAGTTCGGGCTAGCTAAAACGAAAGATGACAAGGTACGATTGGGTGATCTGGTGAAGCTGTTCACCAAATCGAAAAAACATACCTCGGTGGTAAAGCAACTGGACAAGCTGAAGAAGCGGCAACCTCTGGCACAACCGCTGGAAAAACCGGTCGCAGACAGGATTGAGCGTAAGGCGGGATTTGAGCGTGTGCAAAAAGATCTTAACCGATGGCAAGCGGTCGTTACGGCAACGAAAGTTGCCCCGCAGACGGTGTATCCGTTGCTTTACGGTACAACGACGGTTCACGATGCACCACCGAAGAAACTGTCCGAGTATCGGGTGAAGACGAAGCTGATGGAAGAGTTAGAAGGGTTGGAGAAAGAGTTCGCAGGGCCAGAAGGTGATGGTGATAATGAGGGGGAAAGTTCGGATGATAATAAACAGAACTATGAGCTGACGCTGGAAGAAATGCGTGAAAAGCAAAGAGAACGGGCCCGGCAGAAGATACGTGAATCGTACGAGATAGCCAAAGGTCGTCGGATGAACAAGATTAAGAGTAAAAAGTACCATCGGCTGCTTAAGAAGGACAAGCTGAAAGAGCAGATGAAAAAGTTCGAAGAGCTTAAGGAAAAGAATCCCGAGGAAGCGCTCCGACAGCTCGACCATATTGAAAAGCAGCGCTTCCAGGAGCGTGTTTCGCTACGCCACAAAAATACGGGCACGTGGGCGAAAAATTTGCAGATTCGTGCGAAGTACGATATGGAGGTAAGGCGTGAATTGGCTGAACAGCTTGCTATTGGGCGAGAATTGACGGCGAAGCGAATGAACCAAGGGGACAGCAGTTCCGAGTCGGATGGTGAAATGGAACTGCCGATGAGCGGGAAAAGCGGTGCAAACCCATGGACGGAAAGTGCCGGTGACCATGAACAGCTGGCTAACAAGGAAATGAAGCTTAGCAGTGGATATCGCAAATATTGGGAAGAGCGTAATCAAATCGAACAGATCAAAAAGCAATTGGCAAATGGCGCTGATGAAGAAATGGACGGAAAACACCCAGAGTTGAATCAGGACATTGAAGATGAAGATCATTCTGGTGATGAAGTTCAGCAACTCGAAGAAGGTAGAACtgaaacagttaaaaaatccaaactGAAAGGTGTGAAAAAAGGCATCAAAAAGAGCAAGAGAAAAATTGTAATGGCATCCGGCAGCTGGGAAGTAGAGGACGTTGATGAGGAGCAGAtggaaaagagcaaaaaaccgattttgaaaaagaaagctaAAAAACGTAAAGATAATGTTGCCAGCGTGGAGCAAATGTTCCAAGAAGCTGAGGAACTGATTCAGGATGTATTGAGCAATAAGCTGGAACGTACAATGTGCGATGTGCAGGTTGATAGGGGAGAAAACGAATTTACGAAAGATTCGCAAACATCAGAAGAAAGGGAAGACAAATCGACGGACTTGAGCTTCAAGCAAAAGGCTAGCTTAGCGGAAGCAGATGTGCAAATGAATGAAACCATACAGAAGGGAGCATCGGATAAAATGGACACAGTGAAAGTAACGCATATTTCAGATGGAAGTTCCACTGCTCCAACCACTAAAGCATTGGCAGAAATCAATCTAAAGCAGGTGGTACAGATGAAACCTAAACACTTACTAACAGCACTACCGAATACGATCATATCGGGCGAACTGTCAGAAGACGAAGATGCGAACGATGCACACCGGCTCACGATCGCCGAAGCCTTCGAAGATGACGACATAGTGGCAGACTTTGCGAAGGAAAAGCAGGATGAACGTCAGAAGGATATACCGCAGGAGATCGAACTAACCCTACCGGGATGGGGCCACTGGGCTGGTGCGGGTATTCAACCGCGTGCGCAACGCCCGAACGCTCGAAAGCTATTTAAACCACCACCAGCGCTACCACGGCGCGATGATAACCGCGATCAGGTGATCATCAATGaggatggattgaaaaatGAGAAGCTCGGCAAGCATCTGGTTAATGAAGTGCCGTTCCCATTCCTAACGGTGAAGGATTATGAAGCGTCGTTGAGGGCACCGCTTGGCCGGACGTTCATACCGGAAACAGCACACGGAGCAATGGTTCAGCCGCGCATAGTAACGAAGCAGGGTGCGGTGATCGAACCGATGAAGAAGGAGTTGCTGGTGGAAAATCCGTCGAGGTTAACGAGGGTTGGCAAGCGGCAGCAAAATGAAGCTGTTGATACGTACAATGAGTACGTGAAAAAGAATCAGAGGCGTGCTTTTGGATTGTGA